The Mustela erminea isolate mMusErm1 chromosome 18, mMusErm1.Pri, whole genome shotgun sequence genome has a window encoding:
- the SAT2 gene encoding diamine acetyltransferase 2 isoform X2: protein MASVRIREAEEGDCGQILRLIRELAEYEKLSDQVQISEEALRADGFGENPLYRCLVADLPPAPGDTQGQGIGSKIIRRVAQVALDQGCSQFRLAVLDWNQRAMALYKALGAQDLTEAEGWHAFTFDGEAMRKLAGK from the exons ATGGCTTCCGTGCGGATCCGAGAGGCGGAGGAGGGCGACTGTGGACAGATCCTGAGGCTGATTCGG GAACTGGCCGAGTACGAGAAACTCTCGGACCAGGTGCAGATCAGCGAAGAAG CGCTGAGAGCGGATGGCTTCGGAGAGAACCCTCTGTATCGCTGTTTGGTGGCAGACCTTCCTCCCGCCCCCGGGGACACGCAGG GTCAGGGGATTGGCTCCAAAATAATCAGAAGGGTGGCACAG GTGGCCCTGGATCAGGGCTGTTCCCAGTTCCGCCTGGCCGTCCTGGACTGGAACCAGAGAGCCATGGCATTGTACAaggccctgggagcccaggatcTGACTGAAGCTGAGGGCTGGCATGCCTTTACCTTTGACGGAGAGGCCATGAGGAAGTTGGCGGGAAAGTGA
- the SAT2 gene encoding diamine acetyltransferase 2 isoform X1, whose translation MASVRIREAEEGDCGQILRLIRELAEYEKLSDQVQISEEALRADGFGENPLYRCLVADLPPAPGDTQGPRVVGYGLYYFIYSTWKGRTVYLEDIYVTPEYRGQGIGSKIIRRVAQVALDQGCSQFRLAVLDWNQRAMALYKALGAQDLTEAEGWHAFTFDGEAMRKLAGK comes from the exons ATGGCTTCCGTGCGGATCCGAGAGGCGGAGGAGGGCGACTGTGGACAGATCCTGAGGCTGATTCGG GAACTGGCCGAGTACGAGAAACTCTCGGACCAGGTGCAGATCAGCGAAGAAG CGCTGAGAGCGGATGGCTTCGGAGAGAACCCTCTGTATCGCTGTTTGGTGGCAGACCTTCCTCCCGCCCCCGGGGACACGCAGG GGCCGCGCGTGGTGGGGTATGGGCTGTATTACTTCATCTACAGCACGTGGAAGGGGCGCACCGTTTATCTGGAAGACATCTACGTGACCCCGGAATATCGGG GTCAGGGGATTGGCTCCAAAATAATCAGAAGGGTGGCACAG GTGGCCCTGGATCAGGGCTGTTCCCAGTTCCGCCTGGCCGTCCTGGACTGGAACCAGAGAGCCATGGCATTGTACAaggccctgggagcccaggatcTGACTGAAGCTGAGGGCTGGCATGCCTTTACCTTTGACGGAGAGGCCATGAGGAAGTTGGCGGGAAAGTGA